A genomic window from Sulfurospirillum multivorans DSM 12446 includes:
- the surE gene encoding 5'/3'-nucleotidase SurE translates to MKRILITNDDGFESPGLHALARALRPLGQVTIVAPTSEKSACGHSLTLTRPLRFVAIGDDFFKLDDGTPTDCIYLSLNALFEGESKPDLIVSGINKGSNLGEDITYSGTASAAMEAALHGVPAIAISQVYTGGPQNIELTHGYDLAEQTVYDLAKRILDGTFPLAERRFLNVNIPPLKPEECKGYKITRAGYRMYGNDAHLHRNPRGEEYYWLGVHTLEWKKGEADDCDLSAIDDGYVSITPIKLDMTAHDELETLKEWIK, encoded by the coding sequence ATGAAACGTATTTTAATTACCAACGATGATGGCTTTGAAAGTCCTGGACTTCACGCCCTTGCTCGCGCACTTCGTCCTTTAGGGCAAGTAACCATTGTAGCCCCCACGTCTGAAAAATCCGCCTGCGGACACTCACTTACTCTTACACGTCCCCTTCGTTTTGTTGCCATAGGCGATGATTTTTTCAAACTTGACGATGGCACGCCCACGGACTGTATTTATCTCTCCTTGAACGCCCTTTTTGAGGGAGAGTCAAAACCTGATTTGATCGTAAGTGGCATCAATAAAGGCTCCAATTTAGGCGAAGACATCACGTATAGCGGAACAGCGAGTGCGGCAATGGAAGCAGCCTTGCACGGTGTTCCCGCCATCGCCATCTCCCAAGTCTACACCGGTGGTCCTCAAAACATTGAACTCACCCACGGCTATGATCTCGCAGAGCAAACCGTGTACGATCTGGCTAAACGCATTTTAGACGGCACTTTTCCTCTTGCAGAGCGTCGCTTTTTAAATGTCAATATTCCTCCGCTCAAACCCGAAGAGTGCAAAGGCTACAAAATTACACGCGCAGGCTATAGAATGTACGGCAACGACGCGCATCTGCACCGAAATCCACGAGGAGAAGAGTACTACTGGCTGGGCGTTCATACGCTGGAGTGGAAAAAAGGTGAGGCAGATGACTGTGACCTCAGCGCCATTGATGATGGCTACGTCTCCATCACCCCGATCAAACTCGATATGACCGCACACGATGAACTTGAAACGTTAAAAGAATGGATAAAATAA
- the lpxB gene encoding lipid-A-disaccharide synthase yields MKLLVSALEPSANLHLEPILNALEQCEIYGIFDERFGKPLMPSRAFSIMGFLDALPKIRKAKKAIKIMARMSFFVDKVLLIDSPAFNLPLAKAIKTINPNVEIIYYILPKVWAWKPKRVAAMEKYCTVLASIFPFEQQFYTKATYVGNPLLDEIPLFKLRYEETGIVSFFPGSRKSEIRSLFPIYKELASKIEGKEKWLVIPAHYDYREIAEIYGDIHDFKICRNTYEALEQSEFAFVCSGTATLEAALVGVPFVLAYKAKALDYWIAKQFVKLKHVGLANIIFDFENKEPLHEELLQEEVYAQRLFEAYESVDREAFFSRITELRKILGHGSQEAMISIMKII; encoded by the coding sequence TTGAAATTACTTGTCTCCGCCCTAGAGCCATCCGCCAATTTACACTTAGAGCCTATTTTAAATGCCCTTGAGCAGTGCGAAATTTATGGCATCTTTGATGAGCGTTTTGGCAAACCTTTGATGCCCAGTCGAGCTTTTTCGATTATGGGTTTTTTAGATGCTTTACCAAAAATCCGTAAAGCCAAAAAGGCGATTAAGATTATGGCGCGTATGAGTTTTTTTGTGGATAAAGTGCTGCTCATCGACTCACCTGCGTTTAATCTTCCGCTTGCCAAGGCGATTAAAACGATCAATCCGAATGTCGAAATCATTTATTATATTTTGCCAAAAGTGTGGGCTTGGAAACCCAAACGTGTCGCCGCGATGGAGAAGTATTGCACCGTTTTAGCTTCCATCTTTCCGTTTGAACAGCAGTTTTACACCAAAGCAACCTATGTGGGCAATCCTTTGCTGGATGAAATTCCTCTGTTTAAACTGCGCTATGAAGAGACGGGGATTGTTTCTTTTTTCCCAGGGAGTCGTAAGAGTGAGATTCGCAGTCTTTTCCCGATTTATAAGGAGTTGGCTTCTAAAATTGAGGGAAAAGAGAAATGGCTGGTGATTCCTGCGCATTATGATTACCGTGAAATTGCAGAGATTTATGGCGATATTCATGACTTTAAAATTTGTCGTAACACGTATGAGGCGTTAGAGCAAAGTGAATTTGCGTTTGTCTGTTCAGGAACGGCGACGCTTGAAGCTGCCCTTGTAGGAGTTCCATTTGTCTTGGCGTATAAAGCCAAAGCGCTGGATTATTGGATCGCGAAGCAGTTTGTGAAGCTTAAACACGTGGGATTGGCGAATATCATTTTCGACTTTGAAAACAAAGAACCATTGCATGAGGAACTGTTGCAAGAAGAGGTGTATGCGCAACGTCTGTTTGAAGCGTATGAGAGTGTGGACAGAGAAGCATTTTTTAGCCGTATCACCGAGCTTAGGAAGATATTGGGGCATGGAAGTCAAGAGGCAATGATAAGCATAATGAAGATTATATGA
- the istA gene encoding IS21 family transposase, whose amino-acid sequence MIKKFLAEGLSKSAIARKLGISRDTVRRYANLPDDYVPHINRPPVINSVDPYLPHIAKMLEMAEATKSEIPLTVIYEEIKKLGYEGSLRWLQQVIQRYELRSRAKLDEPIIRFETKPAQQMQVDWIEFPKDNLSAFVATMGYSRASYVEYVNNEKIETLIGCHMNAFSYFGGVPTECLYDNMKTVILGRNSYGRGKHKLNPLFEDFAKHCGFSIKVCKPYRAKTKGKVERFNHYLRYNFHNGLIVRLSMKHYALTLDNANAEVLKWLDNTANKRIHQTTLQIPFELLAQEQLQLRPVPKAYQGIHPKALIESVAKKYTPINSYHDIDKLYIPHRDIQCYDEFIPIVANIILPVGLYGGALWN is encoded by the coding sequence ATGATAAAGAAGTTTTTAGCTGAGGGTTTGAGTAAGAGTGCCATTGCACGAAAGTTAGGTATTTCAAGAGATACCGTAAGGCGTTACGCCAATCTTCCTGATGATTATGTTCCTCATATTAATCGACCTCCTGTCATCAATAGTGTTGATCCTTATCTACCGCATATTGCCAAGATGTTAGAGATGGCAGAAGCGACGAAAAGTGAAATCCCTTTAACGGTTATTTATGAAGAGATTAAGAAGCTAGGCTATGAGGGAAGTTTGCGTTGGTTGCAGCAAGTTATCCAAAGATATGAGTTAAGAAGTCGAGCCAAATTGGATGAACCTATCATTCGCTTTGAAACCAAACCTGCCCAACAGATGCAAGTCGATTGGATAGAGTTTCCAAAGGATAATTTATCAGCATTTGTGGCAACGATGGGATATTCTAGGGCTTCGTATGTGGAATATGTCAATAATGAGAAGATAGAGACGCTCATTGGATGCCATATGAATGCCTTTAGCTACTTTGGAGGTGTTCCAACGGAGTGTTTGTATGACAATATGAAAACGGTTATTTTAGGACGGAATAGTTATGGCAGAGGCAAACATAAACTCAATCCACTCTTTGAGGACTTTGCCAAACACTGTGGCTTTAGCATCAAAGTCTGCAAACCCTACCGTGCCAAGACCAAAGGAAAAGTAGAGAGATTTAACCATTATCTACGGTATAACTTTCATAATGGATTGATAGTGAGACTTTCTATGAAGCATTATGCATTAACGCTGGATAATGCGAATGCAGAAGTGCTCAAATGGTTGGATAATACCGCCAATAAACGCATCCACCAAACAACATTACAGATACCATTTGAATTATTAGCACAAGAGCAGCTGCAACTGCGTCCTGTGCCTAAAGCCTATCAAGGAATCCACCCTAAAGCTTTGATTGAAAGTGTAGCTAAAAAATATACGCCAATCAATTCATACCATGACATCGATAAGCTCTACATTCCCCATCGTGACATTCAATGCTACGATGAGTTTATCCCGATCGTTGCCAATATTATTCTTCCAGTTGGATTATACGGTGGTGCATTATGGAATTAA